In one Streptomyces venezuelae genomic region, the following are encoded:
- a CDS encoding ankyrin repeat domain-containing protein, whose amino-acid sequence MGFFDDLVYPAGERLDDVSDEPSEGPSGAPAEGRGEAIRLGPPGEDAARERPPLDWFAPASVPQPAVAGAGPTVKVLLTGWSVWPGSVTLHLAVHRTVHRQHEGRPDQSGLRVGLLLGDGRRVTSLDTDGANSTRVLGPAARLAAVQSGKPTGLIPLDSGGMRDSLFRTDVDLYLPELPPPGEARLVVEWPDEDVPETSTPVDADALRAASTRAVEVWPGLPTPRATGDRFLVFGRWGGPPGFLARPMSAHELGVLRDREEARQRYVPRADWEGIGYEGWCDAALIRARLDGGASADADVWSGRTPLHLAAERGGAESLRLLLPHVTDIDAPDREGHTALWHATCAGDEECVRTLIGAGADVWTPQTGPWSPGRLLLTTPLAPVVAELPGAVALPDEELAAFRAADALVAAFTDANRWTEGLGVAFVRGLGGAEVVRRLGADPALCPEILPKDASFEEDDGFAEDDGTDADDWEDEDGCDRALRFVSVTEVPGDPGGCVITQDGYLPSDETLLGAISAGTTAFGLYFNPKGGTHGTLARDGRCVEHEEVGLSPEATDPSAYWRFRFWQTGPGVPYDARELAYACAAAGLRVSDGCAALDGTAPRRRVELPVELVR is encoded by the coding sequence ATGGGATTTTTTGACGACTTGGTGTACCCGGCCGGGGAACGGCTCGACGATGTGTCCGACGAGCCGTCGGAGGGTCCGTCCGGGGCACCCGCCGAAGGGCGCGGTGAGGCAATCCGGCTGGGTCCTCCGGGCGAGGACGCGGCCCGGGAGCGGCCACCGCTCGACTGGTTCGCCCCGGCCTCGGTGCCGCAGCCCGCGGTGGCAGGGGCCGGTCCGACCGTCAAGGTCCTGCTGACCGGCTGGTCCGTGTGGCCCGGATCCGTCACGCTGCACCTCGCCGTGCACCGGACGGTCCACCGGCAGCACGAGGGCCGGCCCGACCAGTCGGGGCTGCGCGTCGGGCTCCTGCTGGGCGACGGGCGGCGCGTCACCTCCCTCGACACGGACGGGGCGAACTCCACGCGGGTGCTCGGTCCGGCGGCGCGCCTGGCCGCCGTGCAGTCGGGGAAGCCGACGGGGCTGATCCCGCTGGACTCCGGCGGAATGCGGGACTCACTCTTCAGGACCGACGTCGACCTGTACCTGCCGGAACTGCCCCCGCCCGGCGAGGCGCGGCTGGTGGTGGAGTGGCCGGACGAGGACGTCCCGGAGACGAGTACGCCGGTCGACGCCGATGCCCTGCGTGCCGCGTCCACCCGTGCCGTCGAGGTGTGGCCCGGCCTGCCGACGCCCCGCGCCACCGGGGACCGGTTCCTCGTCTTCGGCCGGTGGGGCGGCCCGCCCGGCTTCCTCGCCCGCCCGATGTCCGCGCACGAACTCGGCGTCCTGCGCGACCGGGAGGAGGCACGGCAGCGGTACGTGCCGCGGGCCGACTGGGAAGGCATCGGGTACGAGGGGTGGTGCGACGCGGCGCTGATCCGGGCTCGGCTCGACGGAGGCGCGTCCGCCGACGCCGACGTCTGGTCCGGCCGCACCCCGCTGCACCTGGCCGCCGAGCGGGGCGGCGCGGAGTCCCTGAGGCTGCTGCTCCCGCATGTCACGGACATCGACGCGCCCGACCGCGAAGGGCACACGGCGCTGTGGCACGCCACCTGCGCCGGCGACGAGGAGTGTGTGCGTACGTTGATCGGTGCGGGCGCGGACGTCTGGACCCCGCAAACCGGGCCCTGGTCGCCGGGACGGCTGCTCCTGACGACACCGCTCGCTCCGGTCGTCGCGGAGCTGCCGGGCGCGGTGGCACTGCCGGACGAGGAGCTGGCGGCCTTCCGCGCCGCCGACGCGCTCGTCGCGGCCTTCACCGACGCGAACAGGTGGACGGAGGGGCTCGGCGTCGCCTTCGTGCGCGGTCTGGGCGGGGCCGAGGTCGTCCGCCGTCTCGGCGCCGACCCGGCGCTCTGCCCCGAAATCCTCCCGAAGGACGCCTCGTTCGAGGAGGACGACGGATTCGCCGAGGACGACGGGACGGACGCGGACGACTGGGAGGACGAGGACGGTTGCGACAGGGCCCTCCGCTTCGTCTCGGTGACCGAGGTTCCGGGCGACCCCGGCGGCTGCGTGATCACCCAGGACGGTTACCTGCCGAGCGACGAGACCCTGCTGGGCGCGATATCCGCCGGCACCACCGCCTTCGGGCTGTACTTCAACCCGAAGGGCGGCACCCACGGCACGCTGGCGCGGGACGGCCGGTGCGTGGAGCACGAGGAGGTCGGCCTCTCCCCCGAGGCCACGGACCCGTCCGCGTACTGGCGCTTCCGTTTCTGGCAGACCGGTCCTGGCGTGCCGTACGACGCCCGCGAGCTTGCCTACGCCTGTGCGGCGGCCGGTCTCCGCGTCTCCGACGGGTGCGCGGCCCTCGACGGCACCGCGCCCCGGCGCCGGGTGGAGCTGCCCGTGGAGCTCGTGCGCTGA
- a CDS encoding phosphoenolpyruvate hydrolase family protein — protein MNRKEALARLHAQVAAGRPVVGAGAGTGLSAKCAEEGGVDLLIIYNSGRYRMAGRGSLAGLLPYGDANEIVVDMAREVLPVVRDTPVLAGVCGTDPFRRMDLFLDQLKAMGFTGVQNFPTVGLYDGTFRVNLEETGMGYGLEVDMVRAAHERDLLTAPYVFDPEQAAEMARAGADVLVPHVGLTTKGSIGAGTAMTLDQAAAAVQDMHDAAKRVNPDALVLCHGGPIAEPEDARYVLEHTTGIVGFFGASSIERLPTERAIVEQTRAFKSLGS, from the coding sequence ATGAACCGCAAGGAAGCACTCGCCCGCCTGCACGCCCAGGTCGCCGCGGGCCGACCCGTCGTCGGAGCGGGCGCGGGCACCGGACTCTCCGCCAAGTGCGCGGAGGAGGGCGGCGTCGACCTGCTCATCATCTACAACTCCGGCCGCTACCGGATGGCGGGCCGCGGCTCCCTGGCCGGACTCCTGCCGTACGGCGACGCCAACGAGATCGTCGTCGACATGGCCCGCGAGGTCCTGCCCGTCGTCCGCGACACCCCGGTCCTCGCGGGCGTCTGCGGCACGGACCCGTTCCGCCGCATGGACCTCTTCCTCGACCAGCTCAAGGCCATGGGCTTCACCGGCGTGCAGAACTTCCCCACCGTCGGCCTGTACGACGGCACGTTCCGCGTCAACCTAGAAGAGACCGGCATGGGGTACGGCCTGGAGGTCGACATGGTCCGCGCCGCCCACGAACGCGACCTGCTCACCGCGCCCTACGTCTTCGACCCGGAGCAGGCGGCCGAGATGGCGCGAGCGGGCGCCGACGTCCTCGTCCCGCACGTCGGCCTCACCACCAAGGGATCCATCGGCGCGGGCACCGCCATGACCCTCGACCAGGCGGCGGCCGCCGTGCAGGACATGCACGACGCCGCCAAGAGGGTGAACCCCGACGCCCTCGTGCTCTGCCACGGCGGTCCCATCGCCGAGCCCGAGGACGCGCGGTACGTCCTGGAGCACACCACCGGCATCGTCGGCTTCTTCGGCGCCTCGTCCATCGAACGGCTGCCCACGGAACGGGCGATCGTCGAGCAGACGCGGGCGTTCAAGTCCCTCGGCTCCTGA
- a CDS encoding Tm-1-like ATP-binding domain-containing protein — MATVVLVGTLDTKGEEYAWLRERLREYGSDVLLVDVGVLPPPAHAPVPDVPADVVAQAAGHDLGSLRAAGDRGAAVAAMADGLTRVVLDLHHQGKLHAVLAAGGSGGSAIASQAMRALPIGVPKVLVSTMAGGDVAPYVDSSDLTMMYSVVDVSGINSVSSHILGNAAAAAAGMARRQERSHEELAGPRRKVVAATMFGVTTPAVDTARARLAELGYEVLVFHATGAGGRAVEKLAADGLLDGVLDLTTTELADELVGGVLSAGPDRLTAAGAAAIPQVVAPGALDMVNFGPAASIPERFAGRRFLVHNPTVTLMRTTAREMAALGAMLGHKLAAARGPAELFWPLRGLSAVDMPDAPFADPVADRTGLDALRATVCGSGVRLHEVDAHINDGTFAVAMADRLHQLIGERAASQAAR; from the coding sequence ATGGCGACCGTGGTCCTCGTCGGCACGCTGGACACCAAGGGCGAGGAGTACGCGTGGCTGCGCGAACGGCTCCGGGAGTACGGCAGCGACGTCCTGCTGGTCGACGTCGGCGTCCTGCCGCCGCCCGCCCACGCGCCCGTGCCCGACGTTCCCGCCGACGTGGTGGCACAGGCCGCCGGACACGACCTCGGATCGCTGCGCGCCGCCGGGGACCGCGGCGCGGCGGTCGCCGCCATGGCCGACGGACTGACCCGTGTCGTGCTCGACCTGCACCACCAGGGCAAGCTGCACGCGGTGCTCGCGGCCGGAGGCAGCGGCGGCTCGGCCATCGCCTCGCAGGCCATGCGCGCCCTGCCCATCGGCGTGCCGAAGGTCCTGGTCAGCACCATGGCGGGCGGCGACGTCGCACCGTACGTCGACAGCAGCGACCTCACGATGATGTACAGCGTCGTCGACGTCTCCGGCATCAACTCCGTGTCGAGCCACATACTCGGCAACGCCGCGGCGGCCGCGGCCGGCATGGCCCGCCGCCAGGAGCGCAGTCACGAGGAGCTCGCGGGCCCGCGCCGCAAGGTCGTCGCCGCCACGATGTTCGGCGTGACCACGCCCGCCGTCGACACGGCCCGCGCCCGCCTCGCCGAACTCGGCTACGAGGTCCTGGTCTTCCACGCCACCGGAGCGGGCGGCCGCGCCGTGGAGAAGCTCGCCGCCGACGGCCTGCTGGACGGCGTCCTCGACCTGACCACCACGGAACTCGCCGACGAACTCGTCGGGGGAGTGCTCAGCGCGGGCCCCGACCGGCTCACCGCGGCGGGCGCCGCCGCCATCCCCCAGGTCGTCGCGCCCGGCGCCCTCGACATGGTCAACTTCGGCCCCGCCGCGAGCATCCCCGAGCGCTTCGCGGGCCGGCGGTTCCTCGTCCACAACCCGACGGTCACCCTGATGCGCACCACCGCACGCGAGATGGCGGCCCTCGGCGCCATGCTCGGCCACAAGCTCGCCGCGGCCCGCGGGCCCGCCGAACTCTTCTGGCCCCTGCGCGGACTCTCGGCCGTCGACATGCCGGACGCGCCCTTCGCCGACCCGGTGGCCGACAGGACGGGCCTCGACGCCCTGCGCGCCACCGTCTGCGGCAGCGGCGTCCGCCTCCACGAAGTCGACGCCCACATCAACGACGGGACGTTCGCGGTGGCCATGGCCGACCGCCTGCACCAACTGATCGGCGAACGCGCCGCCTCACAGGCCGCCCGCTGA
- a CDS encoding PLP-dependent aminotransferase family protein — translation MAKIPTARLSRLLTGWSSEGAAPLPRRLADALRELAERADVAPGSTLPSQRELAGVLGVSRSTVTAAYSLLEAEGWLESRRGSGSRLRGSGALEQSPDEERHGGEGRLASFDARMSGADLSSGALDGLGAVADTVGALSGAELAPLLRADGYLTHGLPELREGIAAYYRGAGLPTEPEQILITAGSQQAVWLVAQSLVEPGDTVVVENPTYRGALEALRSRGARLVPVGGDRPGAGGAGSDAAALRRLGAKVRPRLVYLQPSVHNPTGRSLDGAALREWASALGERELFTVEDTACAELGLADNGAPVPLSARLPVTSTITVGTLSKLFWGGLRVGWVRSSPHIVARLAKIKTSVDLSCSVVDQLVASRLLASLPQARTARREVLREQLAGAEKLLRSRAPHWEWDRPAGGPALWVRVPGTDTEALAQLARRRGVAVVPGSAFSAVDGFRDRLRLPYAHGVDLLERALPTLLDCAERSRVPAGG, via the coding sequence ATGGCGAAGATCCCGACGGCCCGATTGTCGCGGCTGCTCACCGGCTGGTCATCGGAGGGCGCGGCTCCACTTCCGCGCAGGCTCGCGGACGCTCTGCGCGAGCTCGCGGAGCGGGCGGACGTGGCTCCCGGCTCGACCCTGCCCTCGCAACGCGAACTCGCGGGCGTACTGGGGGTGAGCCGCTCCACGGTGACCGCCGCGTACAGCCTCCTGGAGGCGGAGGGGTGGCTGGAGAGCCGCCGCGGCAGCGGTTCCCGGCTGCGCGGCTCGGGCGCGCTCGAGCAGTCCCCGGACGAGGAGCGGCACGGGGGCGAGGGGCGGCTCGCCAGTTTCGACGCGCGCATGAGCGGCGCCGACCTGTCGAGCGGCGCGCTGGACGGCCTCGGCGCGGTGGCCGACACGGTCGGCGCGCTGTCGGGTGCCGAGCTCGCGCCGCTGCTGCGCGCGGACGGCTATCTGACGCACGGGCTGCCGGAGTTGCGCGAGGGCATCGCGGCGTACTACCGCGGGGCCGGGCTGCCCACCGAGCCGGAGCAGATCCTGATCACGGCGGGATCGCAGCAGGCCGTGTGGCTGGTCGCGCAGTCGCTGGTCGAGCCGGGCGACACCGTCGTGGTGGAGAACCCGACCTACCGGGGCGCCCTGGAGGCGCTGCGCTCGCGCGGCGCGCGGCTCGTGCCGGTCGGCGGGGACCGGCCGGGGGCGGGCGGCGCGGGATCGGACGCGGCGGCGCTACGGCGTCTGGGCGCGAAGGTGCGGCCGCGGCTCGTCTACCTCCAGCCGTCCGTGCACAATCCGACCGGCCGCAGCCTGGACGGGGCGGCGCTGCGGGAGTGGGCGTCGGCGCTGGGCGAGCGCGAACTGTTCACCGTCGAGGACACCGCGTGCGCGGAGCTCGGGCTCGCCGACAACGGTGCGCCCGTGCCGCTTTCGGCCCGCCTCCCGGTGACGTCCACGATCACGGTGGGGACGCTGTCGAAGCTGTTCTGGGGCGGGCTCCGGGTGGGCTGGGTGCGGTCGTCGCCGCACATCGTGGCGCGTCTCGCGAAGATCAAGACGTCGGTGGACCTGTCGTGTTCGGTCGTGGACCAGCTGGTGGCGTCGCGGCTGCTCGCGAGTCTGCCGCAGGCGCGGACCGCTCGCCGCGAGGTACTCCGTGAGCAACTGGCGGGCGCGGAGAAGCTGTTGCGCTCGCGTGCCCCGCACTGGGAGTGGGACCGGCCCGCGGGCGGCCCCGCCCTGTGGGTCCGGGTGCCGGGCACCGACACGGAGGCGCTGGCGCAGCTCGCGCGGCGGCGGGGTGTGGCCGTCGTGCCGGGGTCGGCGTTCTCGGCGGTCGACGGGTTCCGTGACCGGCTGCGGCTGCCGTACGCACACGGCGTCGACCTGCTCGAACGGGCGCTGCCTACGCTGCTCGACTGCGCGGAGCGAAGCCGGGTGCCCGCCGGAGGCTGA
- a CDS encoding M23 family metallopeptidase, with the protein MAAVLLAGGALTAGAAAPRADEELDSCDADYDAEFESALVDGDAEFPEDEERGFAAGPRRFALPLRRRYRITTRYGARGNWLAGHHTGIDLAVPSGTAVYAVGGGVVVLARWSGAYGKAVTVRMPDGHYAVYGHLSRIRVRKGARVRAGTRLGSSGSTGRATGPHLHLEIRARRHYGSDVSPYRYLARRGARLW; encoded by the coding sequence ATGGCAGCGGTGCTGCTGGCGGGCGGCGCCCTCACGGCGGGGGCGGCCGCGCCGCGGGCCGACGAGGAGCTCGACTCCTGCGACGCCGACTACGACGCCGAGTTCGAGTCGGCGCTCGTCGACGGCGACGCGGAGTTCCCGGAGGACGAGGAGCGCGGTTTCGCGGCCGGTCCCCGCCGGTTCGCCCTTCCGCTGCGGCGCAGATACCGGATCACCACCCGGTACGGGGCGCGCGGCAACTGGCTCGCGGGCCACCACACCGGCATCGACCTCGCGGTCCCGAGCGGCACCGCCGTGTACGCGGTGGGCGGCGGGGTCGTGGTGCTGGCGCGCTGGTCCGGGGCGTACGGCAAGGCTGTCACCGTACGGATGCCGGACGGGCACTACGCGGTGTACGGGCACCTCTCCCGCATCCGGGTGCGCAAGGGTGCCCGCGTCCGCGCCGGGACGCGGCTCGGGAGCAGCGGCAGCACGGGGCGTGCCACCGGTCCCCATCTCCACCTGGAGATACGGGCCCGGCGCCACTACGGCTCGGACGTCAGCCCCTACCGCTATCTGGCGCGGCGGGGCGCCCGCCTCTGGTAA